Within bacterium, the genomic segment TTATAGAAATTCAAGAAAACAAAAAAGAGGTGACCTAAGGCCACCTCTCTTGATATTCAAATTGCCTTGCTACTGACTGTTTTCGGCGGCGAGTTTCTCCAGTTTCACGATATCAATTCCATCGAGCAATTTATACAACGGTTTCAATTCATCAGTATTGGAAGACTCCAGCGTAATCACAAACCGATTCGCGGAAAACAAAGTAAGTTCACACGATTTTGCATCGTGGTTTACCCGCTCGATGCCACGCCAACTCTTTATCTTAACCGTTTTTTCGTATCCGGTTTCGGTTTCCTGCTCAAAGTCAACCAATGCAACACTGGCTAAAGCAGCATACTGCATTGTGCTCATATCGATGATTTTTGCCGTTAACGTAATCTCCGGAATTGTATCCTGTTCCGGTTTCACGAAGTTTACGGTTGCTTCTGATACCGCGTAACCCATCGCGTTGGCAGTCGTACCCGTCGGTTTTGAGCGGGTGAAACCGTCGGGCGCTGCGGTTGGCAGATACTCCTGCAATTTCTTAAACGAAATCACCTTCGCTTCGGTTTCCGTTTGTGCGAAGGTTACGAAACTCATCGCAGCCATTAATACAAAAACTACTAATGTTTGCATTGTCTTCCCCTCTCTTGATAAACTTACTTCTTCACTGAAATTGCCATCGGTTTCTTGCATTTTTCAAGTTGCGGAACAATCTCTTCGGCAACGCCATCGATAACGATGCGCAATTCGTTCCAACGGACGTGTTCCCGCGCTACTCGCAACAGATCAGCTTTCGTAACTTGATCGATTTTCGCTCGATAGTTGGTTACACTTTCCAACGGCAAGCCGTGCGAGAAGTTGATGGTGATTTCGGAAGCCGCCGCCGTAGTCGTCTCAAAAAATAATGGATAGCTGCCGCAGAGATACGATTTCGTATCGAACAACTCTTTGTCGGTCGCGCCACGCTGTTGAAACTCCTCGATGATTTCGATGATACAGGAAATCATCTTATGAGTCGTTTCAGTGGCAGTGGCTGTACTTATCATAAACGGCGACTCGCCAAATTCTCGACCAAAACTCCCGCCGATACCGTATGTTAATCCGTGCTTCGCCCGGATAATTTTAAAGAAACGGCTCGACATTCCATTAAACAAAATCTGTTCGAGTACCTGTAAAGCATAATAGTCGGGGTGTTTGCGTGAGATACCGCGATGTCCTACACCAATGGTCGCCTGCTTCGCATTCGCCCGATGCAATACTTGCGCACGGATACCGTCACTGACAGTTTGCGGCTCAGTTAGCGCTGATAGATCGTGTGGTGAATTACCGTTGATAAATAACTCATTCAACACCGAGCGCCACTCGTTCACGCTACAATCGCCGGTAACGACGAGGTAACATTTTGATACATCGGTAATATGCTGCCAATGCGCTTGTAACATCTCATTGGTTGCCAGCGCTATCGATTCGCGGGTGCCTTCTTCCGGATGTCCGAGTGGGTGATCGCCATAGATGAATTTCCGGAAAGCATCGGATGTATGCCAATCGGGTGAATCGTACTTAGTAGCAAATTGGGCAAGCAATAACTGCCGCTCACGCTCACACTCTTCCGGAAGGAAAAGCGGGTTTTGAATGACTGCAGCAAGATACTCCATCAACTCAAACCGATGTTTCGATAAACCGCGCACTCCAACGATATTGCGATAGTATCCAGCACTGGTATAGAGCGAAGCGCCTTTTTGCTCGATGCGTTGTGAGAACTCACTTTTGCCAATTGGATTGCCCTGAAGGACAACACCATCGCGCACAATGTCGGCAGCTAATGATAGGCAGCCACTCGCATTGGCGGGATCCAGCAATGTGCCTTGAGGATTGATAAACATGGCATCCCAGACCGGCACTTCCCGCCGTGGCATTACCAACACATGCATTCCGCAATTCAAAGTGAACTGATCGAAATCGGGGAGATGCAACGGGGAAGTATCATACCATTTCTTCGGGAGAAACTTGGGAACAACATCCAGTGTACGGGTTGAGCGTGTTGTTTTGTTTCGGGTAGCCATTACTGATTTGCCCCCTTCTCCGCACTATGGTTGGGAAACACCTGAACGATCACCGATTGATCGTGGTCGAGATACGATTTGGCACAGCGTTGAATGTCAGCAAGCGTTACCCGTTCAAGTTGTTCAAATTTCTTGAACGCATTCCGGTAATCGCCAGTATCGTTTTCGTACAAACCAAGCAGTGTACCTAACCCCGAAGTAGTCGTGAGCTGCCGTAGACTGCTTGCCGCATAATAGTTACGGGCTTTTTCCAGCTCAGGCTCCGATACCCCTTCGCGCTGGATCCGCTCGATTTCTTCCCAGATCGCTGCTTCGGCTTGCGGCAGTTCAATTCCCGGTTGCAACCCGGCTTCGACGAACATCAGCCCCTGACCGACGAGCGACAAACAACTTGCATAAGCGTTACGGGCGGTGCGATCCCGATACACCAATCGTTGATACAGCCGACTCGATTCACCCTTACCCAAGATATCCGACAATATCAGTACAGCAGGAAGATCGGAATGAGTCAATGGCGGAATCTTGAACGTAATCGAAACACTTGGCAGCTCCGAAGGGAATTTGTGTGTAATTCTTCGCTCACCACGTTGCGTAATCTCTTGCATATACGGCTGTGGCGGCGTTGGTTGGGCGGGAATCTTTCCCCAGTACTTGCGCAACAACTTCAGAGCTTGCGCCGAGGTGAAATCACCGGATATCACTGCGACCACATTATTCGGTGCATAACGCAGCCGGTAGTATTCCTGTACATCATCGAGCGAGTAATTCTTTATATCGTGCATCCAACCGATAACCGGCCACGAATAAGGCGACGAGCGAAAACTATTGATAAGGATCTGTTCGGTGGTTGAGCCGCCTAAAGAATTGTCGTACCGGCGCAACCGCTCCTCCGCCACCACTTTCTTCTCATCCGATAAAACTTTTGGATCGATGCGAAGATTGGCAAATCGTTCCGCTTCCAGATGTATTGCCAATTCGAGTTTATCGCTCGTCATGGTTTCAAAGTATACGGTGTGATCGTAAAACGTATAAGCGTTCAGCAAACCACCATTTCGTTTAACAATGTTGGCGTGTTCTTCGGGTCCATACTTGAGCGATCCGCGAAACATCATGTGTTCAAATAGATGGCTGATGCCAGTAATTCCGGGACGTTCGTTCCGGCTGCCGGTTTTTACCCAGAACTGCGTCGTAACGATAGGGGTGGTATGATCGGGAATTAGCAATACCGTAAGTCCATTTCGTAATCGATAGCGTTCGACCCGATTTTGGAGCGCTTTTAGCGTGTCGCCAGCTTCCCAATGCAGTTTTCTTGGTTTTGTTCCAGTCTTGGCTGATGACAGCGTCGGTCGTTGAGGTTGTGTCACAAATCCTTCCCTTGGGAAATGTATTAACGTGAATAACGAATTCTCGTAATATTTTGTGTAAAATACCGCACAAGACTAACATCAGCAAACGTTTTTCCTGTCGCGGCAAAATCGTTATCTTTTTAAGTCGTTTTCCGAAAGTCATTTATGTAAAGGGAACCTATGAACGTTTCGATATCCCGGCAATTAGCCCGTTTCGCTCTTCAGTTACGATACGAAGACCTTCCTTCAGAAGTTGTTAACGAAGTGAAACGTTATATCTACGACTCCGTTGGTTGTTCGTACGGTGGCTATCACACCAAAGATGTAAAAATTTTGCTTGACTTGTACCGGACGATGGGGGGAACCGGTGAAGCGACCATTCTTGGTTACGGCGATACGATGCCGGCAGTGAATGCGACGCTGATCAATTCGCTCATGATTCGCGCCCTCGACTTCAACGATATTTATTGGCGAGAAGACCCCTCCCACCCCTCCGATATTATTCCGGCCGCTTTGTCGGTCGGTGAATTGGTGAATGCTTCGATGAAGGACGTCATCGTCGCCATCGTTCTTGCCTACGAGTTTGAACAGCGGCTATGCGAATTTGCAGTACCGGGTGTCCGCGAGCGGAAGTGGCACCATGCGACACTTACCCAGTTCGTGTCGCCAATTGTCGCCGGGAAATTGTTGGGTCTGACCGAAGACCAGATGGTGCATGCCATCGGCATCTCTGGCAGTCACAGTCACACCATCGGTTGCCCCACCGCCGGCAAATTGACAATGATGAAAAACACCGTCGATCCGATGGCTACGCAAGCGGGTGTGTTTGCCGCACTGATGGCGCAGCGAGGTTATACCGGTACCGAAGCGGTCTTCGAAGGTAAAGAAGGATTCATGGATGTCTTCGGTCCCGATTGGAATGTCGAAGCGTTGGTAGGCAATTTTGGCGAAAAGTACAAGATTCTCGAATGCGGCATGAAAGCATTCCCCACCGAAGCGCTTACTCATACCCATATCACAGCTACGCTAAAAGTTGTCAAAGAGAACGACATCAAGCCGGAAGATATCGACGAGGTTATCGTAACGACGATTGCCCGCGCTTGCGATATTCTCTTCGACTCGCACAAGTACGAACCGGAATCCCGCGAAACCGCCGATCACTCGCTGCCGTATTGCATCGCCCGCGCGATTCTCGACCGAAAAATCACTACTCAATCGTTCAGCGAGGAGAAAATACACGATCCGAAATTAAAAGATGTGATTCACAAAATCCGCGGCGATGCGAGCATCGAGTTTGAACAGATGTTCCCGGCAAAACAACCATCGCGAGTTACAATCAAAACGAAGGACGGTAAGTCACACTCGGTCTACCTCGAGTATCCGAAAGGCGATCCCCGCGAACCGATGACGACGGATGACATTGAGATTAAATTCAATTCGCTCTCGGCGAGTTTGCTTTCGAGCGAACGTCAAGCGGAAATCAAACAAATGATTTTTGAAGCCGAGCGGTATTCGATCCGGGAAGTGATGAAGAAACTGGTTGTGTAGTCGATTCATCGCAAGTTCTGATACAAAGAAAAGGGGCGTAGTAATCATACGCCCCTTGTTCTTTTTAACGATTATGTGTTCATTTACTCGGCGGTTTCCGCTCCATAGCCCAAGTGGTTGCACACTTTCGGATCGCGGCGTTCTAGTTCACCCGCCAAAGCATCCAGGACATCGGGATCGACATCCATTTGGATGAAGCGATATTTTTGTTCGCTGGCGTCGACAAATTCCAGCAAGCGAACTTCGCGTACAGCGTCGCTTGCCGCATTCCGTTCCCACAACATCAGCGCAATTCGCATACCGGGCGCTAAACTGCGGAACATTCGCTGAACCGCATCGGCAGGCGCTCCGGGCGGTTCTTCTCCAACGGGAGTCAAGCCGCGGCGGATTAGTTTCTCGCCTAATCGCAACGTCGCATACTTCGCATGGGTTTCGGGATCCTCAATGTCGTAGTCGCCATCGGCGAATTCTTCCTGC encodes:
- a CDS encoding insulinase family protein, which produces MATRNKTTRSTRTLDVVPKFLPKKWYDTSPLHLPDFDQFTLNCGMHVLVMPRREVPVWDAMFINPQGTLLDPANASGCLSLAADIVRDGVVLQGNPIGKSEFSQRIEQKGASLYTSAGYYRNIVGVRGLSKHRFELMEYLAAVIQNPLFLPEECERERQLLLAQFATKYDSPDWHTSDAFRKFIYGDHPLGHPEEGTRESIALATNEMLQAHWQHITDVSKCYLVVTGDCSVNEWRSVLNELFINGNSPHDLSALTEPQTVSDGIRAQVLHRANAKQATIGVGHRGISRKHPDYYALQVLEQILFNGMSSRFFKIIRAKHGLTYGIGGSFGREFGESPFMISTATATETTHKMISCIIEIIEEFQQRGATDKELFDTKSYLCGSYPLFFETTTAAASEITINFSHGLPLESVTNYRAKIDQVTKADLLRVAREHVRWNELRIVIDGVAEEIVPQLEKCKKPMAISVKK
- a CDS encoding insulinase family protein, which produces MTQPQRPTLSSAKTGTKPRKLHWEAGDTLKALQNRVERYRLRNGLTVLLIPDHTTPIVTTQFWVKTGSRNERPGITGISHLFEHMMFRGSLKYGPEEHANIVKRNGGLLNAYTFYDHTVYFETMTSDKLELAIHLEAERFANLRIDPKVLSDEKKVVAEERLRRYDNSLGGSTTEQILINSFRSSPYSWPVIGWMHDIKNYSLDDVQEYYRLRYAPNNVVAVISGDFTSAQALKLLRKYWGKIPAQPTPPQPYMQEITQRGERRITHKFPSELPSVSITFKIPPLTHSDLPAVLILSDILGKGESSRLYQRLVYRDRTARNAYASCLSLVGQGLMFVEAGLQPGIELPQAEAAIWEEIERIQREGVSEPELEKARNYYAASSLRQLTTTSGLGTLLGLYENDTGDYRNAFKKFEQLERVTLADIQRCAKSYLDHDQSVIVQVFPNHSAEKGANQ
- a CDS encoding MmgE/PrpD family protein — its product is MNVSISRQLARFALQLRYEDLPSEVVNEVKRYIYDSVGCSYGGYHTKDVKILLDLYRTMGGTGEATILGYGDTMPAVNATLINSLMIRALDFNDIYWREDPSHPSDIIPAALSVGELVNASMKDVIVAIVLAYEFEQRLCEFAVPGVRERKWHHATLTQFVSPIVAGKLLGLTEDQMVHAIGISGSHSHTIGCPTAGKLTMMKNTVDPMATQAGVFAALMAQRGYTGTEAVFEGKEGFMDVFGPDWNVEALVGNFGEKYKILECGMKAFPTEALTHTHITATLKVVKENDIKPEDIDEVIVTTIARACDILFDSHKYEPESRETADHSLPYCIARAILDRKITTQSFSEEKIHDPKLKDVIHKIRGDASIEFEQMFPAKQPSRVTIKTKDGKSHSVYLEYPKGDPREPMTTDDIEIKFNSLSASLLSSERQAEIKQMIFEAERYSIREVMKKLVV